The [Flavobacterium] thermophilum genome has a segment encoding these proteins:
- a CDS encoding Protein of uncharacterised function (DUF2397) yields MDATWLKPIVETKYLSTENAHRYRAILRYFYIQHERMRQYLFPEEVYAFLKQHEEFADYTEEELQQDLDQLVKWNNLIARQETSHVRTIEEFKKKRFRYQCSPYTVEIERMIRTLEQLGDSFGGSLEKTRFDRLYASLSRIEAIIASDFQEQPDEMHQVWEETFDYFKKIIQNSADYIAYLHGENLEERMTSESFLVYKEQFTAYLRDFIVALQKTSMQIEQLLEDLPEDGVRQFIGHVVDYERSIPRFADALPPRAVQIEEKWETWRSLCEWFLGRDGRESELSFLQYQTNEAIRRLTRVVQRLGERHHHFRSRKGDYLHLARWFSRLESIEEAHCLSAVVFGCFHTKHLVADAEATDNIYRDVWDEPPAEWVTKPRVRHYGEKKKPQAIEDKEWEKEEARLRYLEEKAREEAELKQFVTDGKIVLADLPEVTPYVRKTLLGWIAKAMGREGQAMKTENGWVVNVVNKEGTICLRAEDGELVMPNYEIHVLAGGE; encoded by the coding sequence ATGGACGCCACGTGGTTGAAGCCCATTGTCGAAACAAAATATTTATCGACGGAAAACGCGCACCGCTACCGGGCGATTTTGCGCTATTTCTACATTCAGCACGAGCGGATGCGGCAATATTTGTTTCCGGAAGAAGTGTACGCCTTTTTAAAGCAGCACGAGGAGTTTGCCGATTACACTGAGGAAGAGCTGCAGCAAGACCTCGACCAGCTCGTGAAATGGAACAACTTGATCGCCCGTCAAGAGACGTCCCACGTGCGGACGATTGAAGAGTTTAAGAAAAAGCGGTTCCGCTATCAATGCAGTCCGTACACGGTGGAGATCGAGCGGATGATCCGCACGCTTGAGCAGCTTGGGGATTCGTTCGGAGGATCGCTTGAGAAAACGCGGTTTGACCGCTTGTATGCTTCCCTTTCCCGCATCGAGGCGATTATCGCCTCTGATTTTCAAGAGCAGCCGGATGAAATGCATCAAGTATGGGAAGAGACGTTCGATTATTTCAAGAAAATCATCCAAAATTCCGCCGACTATATCGCTTATTTGCACGGTGAAAATTTGGAAGAGCGGATGACATCGGAGTCGTTTCTCGTTTATAAAGAGCAGTTTACTGCTTATTTGCGCGATTTTATCGTCGCCTTGCAAAAAACGTCGATGCAGATTGAGCAATTGCTTGAAGATCTGCCGGAAGACGGGGTTCGGCAGTTCATCGGGCATGTCGTCGACTATGAGCGGTCGATCCCGCGCTTTGCCGATGCGCTGCCGCCGCGCGCTGTCCAGATTGAAGAAAAATGGGAGACGTGGCGCAGCTTGTGTGAATGGTTTTTAGGCCGCGATGGGCGCGAGAGCGAGCTTTCGTTTTTGCAATACCAGACGAATGAGGCGATTCGCCGCCTGACGCGCGTCGTGCAACGGCTTGGCGAGCGGCATCACCATTTTCGCAGCCGCAAAGGCGACTACTTGCATTTGGCGCGCTGGTTTTCCCGCCTTGAATCGATTGAAGAGGCGCACTGCCTGTCAGCGGTCGTGTTCGGCTGTTTCCATACGAAACATCTCGTCGCTGATGCGGAAGCGACCGACAACATATACCGCGATGTGTGGGACGAGCCGCCAGCCGAGTGGGTGACGAAACCGCGCGTCCGCCATTACGGGGAAAAGAAAAAGCCGCAGGCGATAGAAGACAAAGAATGGGAGAAAGAAGAAGCGCGCCTTCGCTATTTGGAAGAAAAAGCGCGCGAGGAAGCCGAGCTGAAGCAATTTGTGACCGATGGGAAAATCGTGCTTGCCGACCTTCCCGAGGTGACCCCATACGTACGGAAAACGCTGCTCGGCTGGATCGCCAAAGCGATGGGGCGCGAGGGGCAAGCAATGAAGACGGAAAACGGGTGGGTTGTCAACGTGGTGAACAAAGAGGGGACGATTTGCCTTCGCGCAGAAGATGGAGAACTCGTAATGCCCAACTATGAAATCCACGTGCTGGCAGGAGGTGAATGA
- a CDS encoding chromosome segregation protein SMC yields MEALLREILHEVKATRTAVESLEQRVGALEGQVAQLDERTSNLEHQVGQLREQTATLAQRIDLLDERTSETKAIVEALRHGQEVLTAKYEAMAHDLHHMKGDLTRITSILEDKVLPALAEHEAGLSVLNARVFKTESALHRLVYA; encoded by the coding sequence ATGGAAGCGTTGCTGCGGGAAATTTTGCATGAAGTGAAAGCGACGCGCACGGCGGTCGAGTCGCTCGAGCAGCGGGTTGGCGCCTTGGAAGGGCAAGTGGCCCAGCTCGATGAGCGGACAAGCAACCTTGAACACCAGGTCGGTCAACTGAGAGAGCAGACGGCCACGCTTGCCCAGAGAATCGACTTGCTGGATGAGCGCACAAGCGAAACGAAGGCGATCGTTGAAGCGCTCCGCCATGGGCAAGAAGTGCTGACCGCCAAATACGAGGCGATGGCGCACGACCTTCATCATATGAAAGGCGACCTCACCCGTATCACATCCATCCTTGAAGACAAAGTGCTGCCTGCCCTCGCCGAACATGAAGCGGGACTCTCTGTTTTAAACGCCCGCGTCTTCAAAACGGAAAGCGCCCTTCATCGCCTTGTTTATGCGTAA
- the opuCC gene encoding Osmoprotectant-binding protein — translation MLRKWMMILLAVGLVFGLAACSGTSDAKGKIVISGKKFTEQVILTHLLAEYVKANTDLDVEVKDSLGGAFMLQQAIENGDVDMYVEYTGTGYLNILKQPYDPKKTPEQIYNETKKLYKEKYNIAWLKPLGFNNTYALAMRRDLAEKLGVKTYSDLAKHSSSLTFGSDAEFFERSDGYDGLVDAYGFQFKKKVTIDPDLQYEAAKNGEIDVITAYTTDARIKKYDLVVLKDDKNYFPPYHAVPIIRQEVLDANPGLEEKLNKLANILTDEKMMELNGQVNLERKQPREVAINFLKSEGLID, via the coding sequence GTGTTGCGAAAATGGATGATGATTTTGCTCGCTGTCGGGCTTGTATTTGGACTAGCGGCCTGCAGCGGAACGAGTGATGCGAAAGGGAAAATCGTCATTAGCGGGAAGAAGTTTACCGAGCAGGTGATTTTGACGCATTTGTTGGCGGAATATGTAAAGGCCAACACCGATTTGGACGTGGAAGTGAAGGACAGTCTAGGCGGCGCGTTTATGCTCCAGCAGGCCATTGAAAATGGCGATGTCGACATGTATGTCGAGTACACGGGGACAGGGTATTTGAACATTTTAAAACAGCCGTACGATCCTAAAAAGACGCCCGAACAAATTTACAACGAAACAAAGAAATTATATAAGGAAAAATACAACATCGCTTGGCTCAAACCACTCGGATTTAACAACACCTACGCCTTGGCCATGCGCAGAGACTTGGCGGAAAAGCTCGGGGTAAAAACGTACTCCGATTTGGCCAAACACTCGTCCTCCCTCACCTTCGGGTCGGACGCCGAGTTTTTTGAGCGAAGCGACGGCTATGATGGGCTTGTCGATGCGTACGGATTTCAGTTCAAGAAAAAAGTGACGATCGATCCAGACCTGCAATACGAAGCGGCGAAAAACGGGGAGATTGACGTCATCACCGCCTATACGACTGATGCAAGAATCAAAAAATATGATTTGGTCGTGCTAAAAGATGATAAGAACTACTTCCCGCCATACCACGCCGTGCCGATCATCCGCCAGGAAGTGCTCGATGCCAATCCCGGGCTTGAGGAGAAACTGAACAAGTTGGCCAACATTTTGACCGATGAAAAAATGATGGAACTAAACGGCCAAGTGAACTTGGAAAGAAAACAGCCGCGTGAGGTGGCAATCAACTTTTTGAAATCGGAAGGACTGATCGACTAG
- the proV gene encoding Glycine betaine/L-proline transport ATP-binding protein ProV, which produces MIRFENVTKQYEDGFVALKNINLEIRKGELVALIGPSGCGKTTTMRMINRLIEPTSGKVYIDGQDISQLDPVELRRNIGYVIQQIGLFPHMTIAENIALVPKLKKWEKHVYEKRVDELLELVGLDPATFKHRYPSELSGGQQQRVGVVRALAAEPDIILMDEPFSALDPISREQLQDDIVRLQEEIQKTIVFVTHDMDEAIKIADRIALMKDGEIVQFATPDQMLRRPANSFVREFIGEDRLRTRQTAVPTAEDLMSVDVATISPRRGLAEAFRLMKAKKVDSLIVVDKKQSFLGIVTLKQIEERYREEHLLVADIADYDVTTLAKEADVTNVAALFQDPDVRIIPVLDGDRLIGGITRSSMMRALAEWTFQQHA; this is translated from the coding sequence ATGATTCGGTTTGAAAACGTGACGAAACAGTATGAGGACGGCTTTGTCGCCTTAAAAAATATCAATCTTGAAATCCGCAAAGGCGAGCTGGTCGCCTTGATCGGGCCGAGCGGGTGCGGAAAAACGACGACAATGCGGATGATCAACCGCTTGATCGAGCCGACATCGGGCAAAGTGTACATCGATGGGCAAGACATTTCCCAGCTTGACCCGGTTGAGCTGCGGCGCAACATCGGCTACGTCATCCAGCAAATCGGCTTGTTTCCGCACATGACGATCGCGGAAAACATCGCACTCGTGCCGAAGTTGAAAAAGTGGGAAAAACACGTCTATGAAAAACGGGTCGACGAATTGCTTGAGCTCGTCGGATTGGATCCAGCGACGTTCAAGCACCGCTACCCGTCAGAGCTCAGCGGCGGCCAGCAGCAGCGCGTCGGCGTCGTCCGCGCCTTGGCGGCTGAACCGGATATTATTTTGATGGATGAACCGTTCAGCGCTCTTGACCCGATCAGCCGCGAGCAGCTGCAAGATGACATCGTCCGCCTGCAAGAAGAGATTCAGAAAACGATTGTCTTTGTCACCCACGATATGGACGAAGCGATTAAAATCGCCGATCGGATCGCCTTGATGAAGGACGGGGAAATCGTCCAATTTGCGACGCCCGACCAAATGCTTCGGCGGCCGGCGAACTCGTTCGTCCGCGAGTTTATCGGCGAAGACCGGCTGCGGACCCGCCAGACGGCCGTGCCGACGGCGGAAGATTTAATGTCGGTTGATGTCGCGACGATCTCGCCGCGCCGCGGTTTAGCGGAAGCGTTCCGATTGATGAAAGCGAAAAAAGTCGACAGTTTGATTGTGGTCGATAAAAAGCAATCGTTTCTCGGCATCGTGACGTTGAAACAAATCGAGGAGCGCTATCGGGAAGAGCATTTGTTAGTCGCCGACATCGCCGATTACGATGTGACGACGTTGGCGAAAGAAGCGGACGTCACGAACGTCGCCGCTCTGTTCCAAGATCCGGATGTGCGCATCATTCCGGTGCTCGATGGCGACCGTCTTATCGGGGGGATTACGCGCTCGAGCATGATGCGCGCACTCGCTGAGTGGACGTTCCAGCAACATGCCTAA
- the yehW gene encoding Putative osmoprotectant uptake system permease protein yehW, with product MELLQTLIERKNDIWIAFQEHVLLSAIAMGIAIVIAVPLGVVLTRYRKLSEPIIGVAAIIQTIPSLALLGFMLPIFGIGKLPAIIALTLYALLPILRNTYTGILGVDPALVDAGRGMGMTSRQILWMVELPLSLPVIMAGVRTATVLTIGVAALATFIGAGGLGDLIDRGLRIADKNLILAGAIPAAILAIAFDWLLRKVEKKVTPKGL from the coding sequence ATGGAATTATTGCAGACGTTGATCGAACGAAAGAATGATATTTGGATCGCCTTTCAAGAGCATGTGCTCTTATCCGCTATCGCCATGGGCATTGCGATCGTCATCGCCGTGCCGCTTGGCGTCGTATTGACGCGGTATCGCAAACTCTCCGAGCCGATCATCGGCGTGGCCGCCATCATTCAGACGATTCCGAGCCTGGCCTTGCTTGGGTTTATGCTTCCGATTTTCGGCATCGGCAAACTGCCGGCGATCATCGCGTTGACGCTGTACGCCTTGCTTCCGATTTTGCGCAACACGTACACTGGGATTCTCGGCGTCGACCCGGCGCTGGTGGACGCTGGCCGAGGGATGGGGATGACATCGCGGCAAATTTTATGGATGGTGGAGCTTCCTCTCTCGCTTCCCGTCATTATGGCTGGCGTGCGCACGGCGACGGTGCTGACGATCGGCGTCGCCGCCTTGGCGACCTTCATCGGCGCCGGCGGTCTTGGCGACTTGATCGACCGCGGCTTGCGCATCGCCGATAAAAACTTGATTTTAGCCGGGGCCATTCCTGCGGCGATCTTAGCGATTGCCTTTGACTGGCTGCTGCGCAAAGTCGAAAAGAAAGTGACGCCCAAGGGGCTGTAA
- the mdeA_2 gene encoding Methionine gamma-lyase, whose protein sequence is MRDLGAALSPFNAFLLLQGLETLHLRMQRHSENALAVAKFLEEEEAVESVNYPGLPSHPSHELAKKYLPNGQGAIVTFEIKGGVEAGKTLIDSVKLFSHLANIGDSKSLIIHPASTTHEQLSPDEQLSAGVTPGLVRLSVGTEAIDDILDDLRQAIRQSQTVGVK, encoded by the coding sequence TTGCGCGACTTAGGAGCGGCGCTGTCGCCGTTTAACGCGTTTTTGCTGCTGCAAGGGCTGGAGACGCTCCATTTGCGGATGCAGCGCCATAGCGAAAACGCCCTTGCCGTCGCCAAGTTTTTAGAAGAGGAAGAAGCCGTCGAATCGGTCAATTATCCGGGGCTTCCAAGCCATCCGTCACATGAACTCGCGAAAAAGTATTTGCCAAACGGCCAAGGGGCGATCGTCACGTTTGAAATCAAAGGCGGCGTCGAAGCCGGGAAAACATTGATCGACTCGGTCAAGCTATTCTCCCATTTGGCCAACATCGGCGATTCGAAATCGCTCATCATCCACCCGGCCAGCACAACGCACGAGCAGCTGAGCCCGGACGAGCAATTGTCCGCCGGCGTCACCCCGGGCCTTGTGCGCCTGTCCGTCGGCACGGAAGCGATCGACGACATTTTGGACGACTTGCGTCAAGCCATCCGCCAAAGCCAGACGGTGGGGGTGAAATAG
- the mdeA_3 gene encoding Methionine gamma-lyase, whose product MSHEQTFRPETLAIHAGQKPDAETGARAVPIYQTSSYVFRDSEHAANLFGLKEEGFIYTRIMNPTNDVFEKRIAALEGGIGALALSSGQAAVFYSIINIASAGDEIVSSSSIYGGTYNLFAHTLRKFGITVKFVDPSDPENFERAITDKTKALFAETIGNPKNDVLDIETVADIAHRHAIPLIVDNTVASPYLLRPIEFGADIVVHSATKFIGGHGNSIGGVIVDSGKFDWKGSGKFPEFTEPDPSYHGLVYVDAVGEAAYITKARI is encoded by the coding sequence ATGAGCCATGAACAAACTTTCCGCCCGGAGACGCTCGCCATCCACGCCGGGCAAAAACCGGATGCGGAAACGGGCGCGCGGGCGGTGCCGATTTACCAAACAAGCTCATATGTGTTCCGCGACAGCGAGCACGCGGCCAATTTGTTTGGCTTGAAAGAGGAAGGGTTTATTTACACGCGCATTATGAACCCGACGAACGATGTGTTCGAAAAGCGGATCGCGGCGCTTGAAGGCGGGATCGGGGCGCTTGCGCTCTCATCAGGGCAGGCGGCGGTGTTTTATTCGATCATCAACATCGCCTCGGCGGGCGATGAAATCGTCTCGTCCTCGTCCATTTACGGCGGCACGTACAACTTGTTCGCCCATACGCTGCGCAAGTTTGGCATTACGGTGAAGTTTGTCGATCCGTCCGATCCGGAAAACTTTGAGCGGGCGATCACCGACAAAACGAAAGCCTTGTTTGCGGAAACGATCGGCAACCCGAAAAACGATGTGCTCGACATCGAAACGGTCGCCGACATCGCCCATCGCCACGCCATTCCGCTCATTGTCGACAACACGGTGGCCAGTCCATACTTATTGCGGCCGATTGAATTCGGCGCCGATATCGTCGTCCACTCAGCGACGAAGTTCATCGGCGGGCACGGCAATTCGATCGGCGGTGTGATTGTGGACAGCGGCAAGTTTGACTGGAAAGGGAGCGGCAAGTTTCCGGAGTTCACCGAGCCAGACCCAAGCTATCACGGGTTGGTGTATGTGGATGCCGTCGGCGAAGCGGCGTACATCACGAAAGCGCGCATCTAG
- the gatB gene encoding Aspartyl/glutamyl-tRNA(Asn/Gln) amidotransferase subunit B encodes MNFETVIGLEVHVELKTKSKIFSSSPNAFGAPPNTQTNVIDLGYPGVLPVLNRQAVEFAMKAAMALNCEIATETKFDRKNYFYPDNPKAYQISQYDQPLGKNGWIEIEVNGKKKKIGITRIHLEEDAGKLTHTGDGYSLVDFNRQGTPLIEIVSEPDIRSPEEAYAYLEKLKAIIQYTGVSDCKMEEGSLRCDANISLRPIGSDQFGTKTELKNLNSFNFVRMGLEYEAKRQEKILLSGGVIRQETRRFDEATKTTILMRVKEGSEDYRYFPEPDLVMLYIDDEWKERVRASIPELPDARRKRYVEEWGLPEYDAKVLTLTKEMADFFEATVANGADPKLASNWLMVEVSGYLNAEQKELHDIALTPESLAGMIKLIQNGTISSKIAKKVFKELVEHGGDPEKIVKEKGLVQISDEGALRKIVLEVLDANPQSVEDYKNGKDRALGFLVGQVMKATKGQANPPLVNKLLIEEIGKR; translated from the coding sequence ATGAACTTTGAAACGGTCATCGGACTTGAGGTGCACGTCGAGCTGAAAACGAAATCGAAAATTTTCTCCAGCAGCCCGAACGCGTTCGGAGCGCCCCCAAACACGCAAACGAACGTCATTGACTTAGGGTATCCAGGCGTGCTGCCGGTGTTGAACCGCCAGGCGGTCGAGTTTGCGATGAAAGCAGCGATGGCGTTGAACTGCGAAATCGCGACCGAAACGAAATTCGACCGCAAAAACTATTTTTATCCGGACAACCCGAAAGCGTACCAAATTTCGCAATACGACCAGCCGCTTGGCAAAAACGGCTGGATCGAAATCGAAGTGAACGGGAAAAAGAAAAAAATCGGCATCACCCGCATTCACTTGGAAGAGGACGCGGGCAAATTGACGCATACAGGCGACGGCTATTCGCTCGTGGATTTTAACCGCCAAGGGACGCCGCTCATTGAGATCGTCTCCGAGCCAGACATCCGCTCGCCGGAAGAGGCGTACGCCTACTTGGAAAAATTAAAGGCGATCATCCAATACACGGGCGTCTCCGACTGCAAAATGGAAGAAGGATCGCTCCGCTGCGACGCCAACATTTCGCTCCGGCCGATCGGATCGGACCAATTCGGCACGAAAACGGAGTTGAAAAACTTAAACTCGTTCAACTTCGTCCGCATGGGGCTCGAGTACGAAGCGAAGCGGCAGGAGAAAATTTTGCTCTCGGGCGGCGTCATCCGTCAAGAAACGCGGCGCTTTGACGAAGCGACAAAAACGACCATCCTCATGCGCGTCAAAGAAGGCTCGGAAGACTATCGCTACTTCCCGGAGCCGGACTTGGTCATGCTTTATATTGACGACGAATGGAAAGAGCGCGTCCGCGCCTCGATTCCGGAGCTGCCGGACGCCCGCCGGAAGCGGTATGTCGAAGAATGGGGCCTGCCGGAATACGACGCCAAAGTGCTGACATTGACCAAAGAAATGGCCGACTTCTTCGAAGCAACGGTCGCCAACGGCGCTGATCCAAAACTGGCGTCGAACTGGCTCATGGTCGAAGTGTCCGGGTACTTAAACGCCGAACAAAAAGAGCTGCATGACATCGCCTTGACGCCGGAAAGCCTAGCAGGCATGATCAAACTCATCCAAAACGGCACGATTTCGTCGAAAATCGCGAAAAAAGTGTTCAAAGAACTCGTCGAACACGGCGGCGACCCAGAGAAAATCGTCAAAGAAAAAGGGCTCGTGCAAATTTCCGACGAAGGAGCGTTGCGCAAAATTGTGCTCGAAGTGCTTGACGCCAACCCGCAGTCGGTGGAAGACTATAAAAACGGCAAAGACCGCGCGCTCGGTTTCCTTGTCGGCCAAGTGATGAAAGCAACAAAAGGGCAAGCGAATCCGCCGCTTGTCAATAAGCTGTTAATAGAGGAAATTGGAAAACGGTGA
- the gatA gene encoding Glutamyl-tRNA(Gln) amidotransferase subunit A, translating to MSLFDHSVSELHTLLQKKEVSISDLVDESYRRIGEVEEKVQAFLTLNEEQARAKAKELDDQLAKGEETNPLFGLPIGIKDNIVTKGLRTTCASKILYNFDPIYDATVMERLNAAGAITIGKLNMDEFAMGSSTENSGFQLTRNPWDLERVPGGSSGGSAAAVAAGEVPFALGSDTGGSIRQPAAFCGVVGLKPTYGRVSRFGLVAFASSLDQIGPITRTVEDNAYLLQAIAGVDPMDSTSASVPVPNYVEALTGDIKGLKIAVPNEYLGEGVDESVRQSVLAALAVLEKLGATWEEVSLPHSKYALATYYLLASSEASANLARFDGVRYGYRTDNAKNLIDMYKLTRSEGFGAEVKRRIMLGTFALSSGYYDAYYKKAQKVRTLIKRDFENVFEQYDVIIGPTTPTPAFKIGEKTSDPLTMYANDILTIPVNLAGVPAISVPCGFVDGLPVGLQIIGKHFDESTVYRVAHAFEQATDYHKQKPVL from the coding sequence ATGTCGCTTTTTGACCATTCCGTATCAGAATTACATACGTTGCTGCAGAAAAAAGAAGTGTCGATTTCCGATTTAGTCGACGAATCGTACCGACGCATCGGCGAAGTGGAAGAAAAAGTGCAAGCGTTTTTAACATTAAATGAAGAACAGGCGCGGGCGAAAGCGAAAGAGTTGGATGACCAGCTCGCCAAAGGCGAAGAAACGAACCCGCTGTTCGGCTTGCCGATCGGCATTAAAGACAACATCGTCACAAAAGGATTGCGCACGACATGCGCCAGCAAAATTTTGTACAACTTTGACCCCATCTATGACGCGACTGTTATGGAGCGGCTGAACGCTGCGGGCGCCATTACGATCGGGAAGCTGAACATGGATGAGTTCGCCATGGGCTCGTCGACGGAAAACTCCGGCTTTCAGCTGACGCGCAACCCGTGGGACTTAGAGCGCGTTCCGGGCGGCTCGAGCGGCGGTTCGGCGGCGGCGGTGGCGGCAGGGGAAGTGCCGTTTGCTTTAGGTTCTGATACGGGCGGTTCGATCCGCCAGCCGGCGGCGTTTTGCGGGGTCGTCGGGTTGAAACCGACGTACGGCCGCGTCTCGCGCTTTGGCCTCGTCGCGTTTGCCTCGTCGCTTGACCAAATCGGCCCGATTACGCGCACGGTCGAAGACAACGCCTACTTATTGCAGGCGATTGCAGGCGTCGACCCGATGGATTCGACATCGGCAAGCGTGCCGGTGCCGAACTATGTGGAGGCGTTGACCGGGGACATCAAAGGATTGAAAATCGCCGTGCCGAACGAATATTTAGGCGAAGGCGTCGATGAAAGCGTGCGCCAGTCGGTGCTGGCGGCGCTTGCCGTGCTTGAGAAGCTTGGCGCAACATGGGAAGAAGTGTCGCTGCCGCATTCGAAATATGCGCTCGCGACGTACTACTTGCTCGCTTCATCGGAAGCTTCGGCGAACCTCGCTCGCTTTGACGGCGTCCGCTACGGCTATCGGACGGACAACGCCAAAAACTTGATCGATATGTATAAACTCACACGGAGCGAAGGATTCGGGGCGGAGGTCAAGCGCCGCATTATGCTCGGGACGTTCGCGTTAAGCTCGGGCTATTACGATGCGTATTACAAAAAAGCGCAAAAAGTGCGGACGTTGATCAAACGAGATTTTGAGAACGTCTTTGAACAGTATGACGTCATCATCGGCCCGACAACGCCGACGCCGGCGTTTAAAATCGGCGAGAAAACGAGCGATCCGCTGACGATGTACGCAAACGACATTTTAACGATCCCGGTCAACCTGGCAGGCGTGCCGGCCATTTCCGTGCCGTGCGGCTTTGTCGACGGCTTGCCGGTCGGCTTGCAAATCATCGGCAAGCACTTTGATGAAAGCACGGTCTACCGCGTCGCCCACGCTTTTGAACAGGCGACCGACTACCATAAGCAAAAACCGGTGTTGTAA
- the gatC gene encoding Aspartyl/glutamyl-tRNA(Asn/Gln) amidotransferase subunit C translates to MSRISIDQVKHVADLARLAITDEEAEMFTKQLDAIITFAEQLNELDTENVPPTSHVLDMRNVMREDIPEPGLPREEVLKNAPDQQDGQFRVPAILE, encoded by the coding sequence ATGTCGCGAATTTCCATTGACCAAGTCAAACACGTCGCCGACCTAGCGCGGTTGGCGATTACCGATGAAGAGGCGGAGATGTTTACGAAACAGCTCGATGCGATTATTACGTTTGCGGAGCAGTTGAATGAATTGGATACGGAGAACGTTCCGCCGACTTCGCACGTGCTTGATATGAGAAACGTGATGCGCGAGGATATTCCAGAACCGGGGCTGCCGCGCGAGGAAGTGTTGAAAAACGCGCCGGATCAGCAAGACGGCCAGTTCCGTGTGCCGGCCATTTTAGAGTAA
- a CDS encoding transposase, IS605 OrfB family — protein MYFCIKQQLNGLTKEEYLTLRELCHIAKNMYNVGLYNVRQYYFEHKEFLNYEKNYHLAKTNENYKLLNSNMAQQILKKVNEAFKSFFGLISLAKQGKYDHKAISIPKYLKKDGFHSLIIGQIRIDGNKFTIPYSRLFKKTHKPITITIPPVLLDKKIKQIEIIPKHHARFFEIQYKYEMPEDQRELNDQKALAIDLGLNNLATCVTSDGRSFIIDGRRLKSINQWFNKENARLQSIKDKQKIKGTTRKQALLAMNRNNKVNDYINKTCRYIINYCIENQIGKLVIGYAETWQRNMNLGKKTNQNFVNIPLGNIKEKLEYLCEFYGIEFLKQEESYTSQASFFDGDEIPEYNADNPKEYKFSGKRIKRGLYRTKSGKLINADVNGALNILKKSKAVDLSVLCSSGEVDTPQRIRIA, from the coding sequence ATGTATTTTTGTATCAAACAACAGCTAAATGGTTTGACCAAAGAAGAATACTTGACTCTTCGAGAACTGTGCCATATTGCCAAGAACATGTACAACGTCGGATTGTACAATGTCAGACAATACTATTTTGAACACAAGGAATTTCTTAATTATGAGAAAAATTATCATCTTGCCAAAACTAACGAAAACTATAAGCTGTTAAACAGCAACATGGCACAGCAAATTTTAAAAAAGGTCAATGAAGCCTTTAAATCTTTCTTTGGTTTGATCAGTCTTGCCAAACAAGGAAAATATGACCACAAGGCTATCAGTATTCCAAAATATCTTAAAAAAGATGGCTTTCATTCACTGATCATTGGCCAGATTCGTATAGACGGCAACAAATTCACGATACCGTATTCTCGCCTATTTAAAAAGACTCACAAGCCTATCACGATAACGATTCCGCCTGTGTTACTGGACAAAAAGATTAAGCAGATTGAAATCATTCCTAAGCATCATGCCAGGTTCTTTGAGATTCAGTACAAATATGAAATGCCTGAAGATCAAAGAGAATTAAACGACCAAAAAGCACTGGCAATTGATTTAGGATTAAACAATCTTGCCACTTGTGTCACATCAGACGGCAGATCATTTATCATTGATGGGCGGAGATTAAAAAGTATAAATCAATGGTTTAACAAAGAAAATGCCAGACTTCAAAGCATAAAAGATAAGCAAAAAATCAAAGGCACCACTCGTAAACAGGCTTTGCTTGCTATGAATCGCAATAATAAAGTGAATGATTATATCAACAAGACTTGCCGTTACATCATTAACTACTGTATTGAAAATCAAATTGGCAAACTTGTCATTGGCTATGCGGAAACATGGCAACGCAATATGAATCTAGGAAAAAAGACAAATCAAAACTTTGTCAATATTCCTCTCGGTAACATAAAAGAAAAACTAGAATATCTTTGTGAATTTTACGGCATTGAATTCTTGAAACAGGAAGAATCCTATACGTCTCAAGCCAGCTTTTTTGACGGCGATGAGATTCCTGAATATAATGCCGACAATCCAAAAGAATATAAGTTCAGCGGCAAACGTATTAAGCGCGGCTTGTATCGAACAAAGTCTGGCAAACTAATTAATGCTGATGTCAATGGCGCATTAAACATCTTAAAGAAAAGTAAAGCTGTAGACCTGAGTGTCTTATGCTCTAGCGGCGAAGTGGACACGCCTCAAAGAATAAGGATTGCTTGA